From Campylobacter upsaliensis, the proteins below share one genomic window:
- the pyrF gene encoding orotidine-5'-phosphate decarboxylase: MKLCVALDLENKERCLELVRELKDLDIWLKIGLRAYIRDGFKFIEELKKLSTQPLFLDLKIYDIPNTMSDACEECAKLGVNMINLHASAGKKAMQSVMQRLAKMQKRPLVLGVSALTSFDEEEFYSVYRQNLQEAVINFSKLAYESGLDGMVCSVFESLLIKQNTSENFLTLTPAIRPFKEEANDQKRVANLESAKANKSDFIVVGRPIYEALNPKEICEKILTNL; the protein is encoded by the coding sequence ATGAAGCTTTGCGTAGCCTTAGATTTAGAAAACAAAGAGCGTTGTTTAGAGCTTGTAAGAGAGCTAAAAGACCTTGATATATGGCTTAAAATAGGACTTAGAGCCTATATAAGAGACGGCTTTAAATTCATAGAAGAGCTTAAAAAATTAAGCACACAGCCCCTTTTTTTAGACTTAAAAATTTATGATATCCCAAACACTATGAGCGATGCTTGTGAGGAGTGTGCGAAACTTGGGGTTAATATGATAAATCTTCACGCAAGTGCTGGGAAAAAGGCTATGCAAAGCGTTATGCAAAGATTAGCAAAAATGCAAAAACGCCCCTTAGTGCTTGGCGTTTCGGCTCTTACTAGCTTTGATGAGGAAGAGTTTTATAGCGTTTATAGGCAAAATTTACAAGAAGCAGTCATCAATTTTTCAAAACTTGCCTATGAAAGTGGGCTTGATGGTATGGTTTGCTCTGTGTTTGAAAGCCTGTTAATTAAGCAAAATACAAGCGAAAATTTTCTCACCCTTACCCCTGCTATTCGCCCCTTTAAAGAGGAAGCAAATGACCAAAAAAGAGTGGCAAATTTAGAAAGTGCAAAAGCAAATAAAAGCGATTTTATAGTCGTTGGGCGTCCTATTTATGAGGCTTTAAACCCTAAAGAAATTTGTGAAAAAATACTAACAAATCTATAA